From one Chryseobacterium sp. 3008163 genomic stretch:
- a CDS encoding 30S ribosomal protein THX — protein sequence MGKGDRKSRKGKIILGSYGKKRPRKASKAYSAAAEKSKD from the coding sequence ATGGGAAAAGGAGACAGAAAGTCAAGAAAAGGGAAAATCATCTTAGGAAGCTACGGAAAGAAAAGACCTAGAAAAGCTTCAAAAGCTTATTCAGCAGCTGCTGAAAAGTCAAAAGACTAA
- a CDS encoding DUF937 domain-containing protein yields MNLIDLLTGNTGNQVAEQAENKFGISKNQIIALLAVATPLVISYLRNKSQDAKEAEALNNALDKDHDGSILDDTSQLDNRQDEGGSILSHVFGNQKNNVENQLSQNTGISIDKIGPILAMLAPVIMGYIGKEKQQNNVGAGGLGDLLGGILGGAQNQAQQQQSSPLNDILGSVLGGGQSQSSGNPLNDILGSVLGGGGQQQKQQQGGLGDLLGGLFGGK; encoded by the coding sequence ATGAATTTAATCGACCTTTTAACAGGAAACACAGGAAATCAAGTAGCTGAACAAGCCGAGAACAAATTCGGTATAAGCAAGAACCAGATTATTGCACTTTTGGCAGTGGCTACCCCACTTGTTATTTCTTATCTTAGAAATAAATCTCAGGATGCGAAAGAAGCGGAAGCTTTGAACAATGCTTTAGATAAAGACCATGACGGAAGTATTTTAGATGATACATCTCAACTTGACAACAGACAAGACGAAGGTGGATCTATTCTTTCTCACGTTTTCGGAAATCAAAAAAACAATGTAGAAAACCAATTATCTCAGAATACCGGAATTTCTATTGACAAAATCGGACCCATTTTGGCGATGCTTGCTCCAGTAATCATGGGTTACATAGGGAAAGAAAAGCAACAGAATAATGTGGGAGCCGGTGGCCTTGGTGATCTTCTTGGAGGAATTTTGGGAGGTGCTCAAAATCAGGCTCAGCAACAGCAATCTAGTCCTTTAAACGATATTTTGGGAAGTGTTTTAGGCGGCGGACAATCACAATCTTCAGGAAATCCTTTGAATGATATTTTAGGAAGTGTACTTGGAGGCGGTGGACAGCAGCAAAAACAACAACAAGGAGGATTGGGAGATCTACTTGGAGGACTTTTCGGAGGAAAGTAA
- a CDS encoding protein O-mannosyl-transferase family, with the protein MSKRTLAFLVFIAFFLIYYIGSFSKISFGDCIGFVLDVENREFLTIATPLAHFLYINTAVVFTKFLNFDSVSVMRLMSVIPAAITVSALFYLIKEFIEENWIAVTSVFVFGLGFTFWRSAETVEVYTFNALWVILFFIYSIKSLKSNSQKYIVAAGILLSISFWVHIQNIMLIPAYLVFLYLLKSERKSIILSFISFIFIFSLMFYTNHLNNIELKYVFTSKSGPWVENTFKQSFSDLVKDVAKSLLYLIYNFNLFIVFAISGMIYLFKNYKKSFLFLFIASCFTLGFATFYAVSDNYVFLFRFI; encoded by the coding sequence ATGAGTAAAAGAACTTTAGCTTTTTTAGTTTTTATTGCTTTTTTCTTAATTTATTATATAGGTAGTTTTTCCAAAATATCTTTTGGAGACTGTATAGGATTTGTTTTGGATGTAGAAAATCGTGAATTTTTAACTATAGCTACACCACTTGCTCATTTTCTGTATATTAATACTGCCGTAGTTTTTACAAAATTTTTAAACTTTGACAGTGTTTCGGTCATGCGACTCATGTCTGTCATTCCAGCCGCTATTACGGTAAGTGCACTATTCTATCTGATAAAAGAATTTATTGAAGAAAATTGGATTGCAGTAACCTCAGTGTTCGTTTTTGGTTTGGGGTTCACATTTTGGCGGAGTGCAGAAACAGTAGAAGTTTACACCTTCAACGCTCTTTGGGTTATTCTTTTTTTTATCTATTCAATCAAATCATTAAAGAGTAATTCTCAAAAATACATTGTGGCTGCTGGTATTTTATTGAGCATAAGTTTTTGGGTTCATATCCAGAATATTATGCTGATTCCTGCATATTTGGTTTTCCTTTATTTATTAAAATCTGAACGCAAGAGCATTATCTTATCTTTCATCTCCTTTATTTTTATTTTTTCTTTGATGTTTTACACAAATCATCTTAATAATATTGAATTGAAATATGTTTTCACATCAAAAAGCGGACCTTGGGTAGAAAACACTTTTAAACAAAGCTTTTCTGATTTAGTAAAAGATGTCGCAAAATCTCTATTGTATTTGATTTATAATTTTAATCTATTCATTGTATTTGCCATTAGTGGAATGATTTATTTATTCAAAAATTATAAAAAGAGCTTTCTATTTTTGTTCATAGCTTCTTGTTTCACGCTTGGTTTTGCGACATTTTATGCAGTTTCAGACAATTATGTTTTTTTATTCCGTTTTATTTAA
- a CDS encoding DUF2480 family protein, with protein MSEEFEIKNKIASSGLVNFDLTDLVPKGIRKGIDLKDFLFMEMILKEKDFREKVAAINPEEYKDQYVYIYNSADAIVPLWAYFLITAKLTDVTKKIIFGNKEDLEVLLMHNAIQTHDFDDLKDKRVLVKGCSDKEIPENAYIELVEQLKPIVKSLMFGEACSNVPIFKN; from the coding sequence ATGTCAGAAGAATTTGAAATAAAAAATAAAATTGCGTCTAGCGGACTGGTCAATTTTGACCTTACAGATTTGGTTCCGAAAGGCATCAGAAAAGGAATTGATTTGAAAGATTTTCTTTTCATGGAAATGATTTTGAAGGAAAAGGACTTCCGTGAAAAAGTGGCTGCTATCAATCCTGAAGAGTACAAAGATCAATATGTTTACATCTACAATTCTGCAGATGCAATTGTTCCGCTTTGGGCATATTTTCTTATTACTGCAAAATTAACCGATGTTACAAAGAAGATAATTTTCGGAAATAAAGAAGATCTGGAAGTTCTTTTGATGCATAATGCAATTCAAACACATGATTTTGATGATTTGAAAGACAAAAGAGTTTTGGTAAAAGGCTGTTCTGATAAAGAAATTCCTGAAAATGCCTACATAGAATTAGTTGAACAACTGAAACCGATTGTAAAATCCTTGATGTTTGGGGAAGCTTGCTCTAATGTTCCTATTTTTAAGAATTAA
- the lpxB gene encoding lipid-A-disaccharide synthase yields the protein MKYYIIAGEASGDLHGSNLMKSLKQKDPNAEFRFWGGDLMEKQGGTLVKHYRDLAFMGFLEVAMNLKTILNNIKFCKADIKNNIPDVLILVDYPGFNLRIAKFAKELGIKVVYYISPQLWAWKEGRVETIKKYVDEMMVILPFEEDFYHKHNVKSHFIGHPLLDAISTLQDVDIEYFKKENNLNEKEIIALLPGSRKQEVEKMLEIMLSVRPYFKDYQFVIAGAPSLEKDFYQKYVDENVHFVSNRTYDLLRCSKAALVTSGTATLETALLNVPEVVCYRGSKISYAIAKRLVKHIKYISLVNLIMDKEVVKELIQSELNTKSLVEQLKLILEGDSRNLMLKEYETLRTKLGGKGASDNAADIILKIK from the coding sequence ATGAAATACTATATCATTGCAGGTGAAGCTTCCGGAGATTTGCACGGAAGTAATTTAATGAAATCCTTAAAGCAGAAAGATCCCAACGCAGAATTCAGGTTTTGGGGAGGTGATTTGATGGAAAAACAAGGTGGAACTTTGGTAAAACATTATCGTGATCTTGCTTTCATGGGTTTTCTTGAAGTTGCAATGAATTTAAAAACAATTTTAAATAATATTAAATTCTGCAAAGCCGATATTAAAAATAATATTCCAGATGTTTTGATTTTGGTTGACTATCCGGGTTTCAATTTAAGAATCGCAAAGTTTGCTAAAGAACTCGGGATTAAAGTGGTCTATTATATTTCGCCCCAACTTTGGGCGTGGAAGGAAGGTAGAGTAGAAACCATCAAAAAATATGTAGATGAGATGATGGTCATTCTTCCTTTTGAAGAAGATTTTTATCATAAACATAACGTAAAATCTCATTTTATAGGACATCCTTTGCTTGATGCAATTTCGACGTTGCAAGATGTTGATATTGAATATTTTAAAAAAGAAAATAACTTAAACGAAAAAGAAATTATCGCATTGCTTCCAGGTTCCAGAAAGCAGGAAGTTGAAAAGATGTTGGAGATTATGCTTTCGGTACGACCTTATTTTAAAGATTATCAGTTCGTTATCGCGGGAGCTCCAAGTCTTGAAAAGGATTTTTATCAGAAATATGTGGACGAAAATGTGCATTTTGTGTCCAACAGAACCTATGATTTGTTAAGATGTTCTAAAGCTGCATTGGTAACCTCTGGAACAGCGACTCTTGAGACGGCATTATTAAATGTTCCGGAAGTTGTTTGCTACCGTGGAAGCAAGATTTCTTATGCGATTGCAAAAAGATTGGTGAAGCATATCAAATATATTTCGCTCGTCAATCTAATTATGGATAAAGAAGTGGTTAAAGAATTGATTCAAAGTGAATTAAATACTAAAAGTCTTGTTGAGCAATTAAAATTAATTCTTGAAGGCGACTCAAGGAATTTGATGCTCAAAGAGTACGAAACTTTACGTACAAAGCTTGGGGGTAAAGGTGCAAGCGATAATGCTGCAGATATTATTCTGAAAATTAAATAA